One Odocoileus virginianus isolate 20LAN1187 ecotype Illinois chromosome 4, Ovbor_1.2, whole genome shotgun sequence DNA segment encodes these proteins:
- the DBR1 gene encoding lariat debranching enzyme isoform X2: MRVAVAGCCHGELDKIYETLALAERRGPGPIDLLLCCGDFQAVRNEADLRCMAVPPKYRHMQTFYRYYSGEKKAPVLTIFIGGNHEASNHLQELPYGGWVAPNIYYLGHFECPPYNAATIRSIYHVRNIEVYKLKQLKQPMDIFLSHDWPRSIYHYGNKKQLLKTKSFFRQEVENNTLGSPAASELLEHLKPTYWFSAHLHVKFAALMQHQTMDKGQSTRATKFLALDKCLPHRDFLQVIEVEHDPSAPDYLEYDAEWLTILRATNDLINVTERLWNMPENNGLHTRWDYSATKEAINEVLEKLNHDLKVPNNFSITAACYDPSKPQTQMQLVHRINPQTTEFCAQLGITDINVRLQKAKEDQHLCGDYEGQDDVEGNDSGEEPSEYNTDTSALSSINPDEIMLDEEEEYDDSIVSAQSDLNIPSVELSSEQASDFSASFSDIRILPSSMTVSSDDTSGSPVCKEGNSGDPVDLGDGKDLTTVPLKRLSDEHEPEQRKKIKRRNQAIYAAVDDNDTA, encoded by the exons ATGCGCGTGGCTGTGGCCGGTTGCTGCCACGGCGAGCTGGACAAGATCTATGAGACCCTGGCGTTGGCGGAGCGGCGCGGCCCGGGGCCGATAGACCTTCTGCTCTGCTGCGGCGATTTCCAGGCAGTGCGCAACGAGGCCGACCTGCGCTGCATGGCCGTGCCGCCCAAGTACCGCCACATGCAAACCTTCTACAG GTATTACTCTGGGGAGAAAAAGGCCCCAGTTCTCACGATTTTCATTGGGGGAAACCACGAAGCCTCAAATCATTTGCAAGAGTTACCCTATGGTGGCTGGGTAGCaccaaacatttattatttag GTCATTTTGAGTGCCCCCCTTATAATGCAGCTACAATAAGGAGTATATATCATGTGAGAAATATTGAAGTCTACAAATTAAAACAG CTGAAGCAGCCTATGGACATATTCTTATCTCATGATTGGCCGAGAAGTATCTATCATTATGGAAACAAGAAGCAACTTCTTAAGACTAAATCTTTTTTCCGACAAGAAGTGGAAAATAACACACTAGGAAGTCCTGCTGCCTCCGAGCTTTTAGAGCACTTAAAACCTACTTACTGGTTTTCTGCCCACCTCCACGTAAAGTTTGCAGCCTTGATGCAGCACCAG ACCATGGATAAAGGACAGTCAACCAGAGCAACCAAATTTCTAGCCCTGGACAAGTGCTTACCACACAGAGACTTTCTTCag GTAATAGAAGTAGAACATGACCCCAGTGCTCCTGATTACTTGGAATATGATGCTGAATGGCTCACTATTCTCAGGGCTACTAATGATCTTATTAATGTGACTGAACGCCTGTGGAATATGCCTGAAAATAATGGCCTGCATACAAG ATGGGATTACAGTGCCACAAAAGAAGCTATTAACGAAGTATTGGAGAAATTAAATCATGATCTCAAAGTTCCAAATAACTTTAGTATAACAGCTGCTTGTTATGACCCTAGCAAGCCACAGACACAGATGCAGTTGGTTCATAGGATCAATCCTCAGACAACTGAATTTTGTGCCCAACTTGGCATCACAGACATTAACGTCAGGCTTCAGAAGGCCAAGGAAGACCAACACTTGTGTGGTGACTATGAAGGGCAGGATGACGTGGAGGGTAATGACTCTGGAGAAGAGCCTAGTGAATATAACACAGACACATCTGCCCTGTCCTCTATTAATCCAGATGAGATCATGTTAGATGAAGAAGAGGAATATGATGACAGTATTGTAAGTGCACAGAGTGACTTGAATATACCATCTGTAGAACTGTCTTCTGAACAAGCTTCTGACTTTTCTGCAAGCTTCTCTGACATCAGGATCTTGCCAAGTTCCATGACTGTATCTTCTGACGATACATCAGGTTCCCCAGTGTGCAAGGAGGGGAATTCCggtgaccctgtggacttggGGGATGGAAAGGACTTAACCACGGTGCCATTGAAGAGGCTGAGTGATGAACATGAACctgaacaaagaaagaaaatcaagagaaGGAATCAAGCCATCTATGCTGCAGTGGATGATAATGATACAGCCTGA
- the DBR1 gene encoding lariat debranching enzyme isoform X1, which yields MRVAVAGCCHGELDKIYETLALAERRGPGPIDLLLCCGDFQAVRNEADLRCMAVPPKYRHMQTFYRYYSGEKKAPVLTIFIGGNHEASNHLQELPYGGWVAPNIYYLGLAGVVKYRGVRIGGISGIFKSHDYRKGHFECPPYNAATIRSIYHVRNIEVYKLKQLKQPMDIFLSHDWPRSIYHYGNKKQLLKTKSFFRQEVENNTLGSPAASELLEHLKPTYWFSAHLHVKFAALMQHQTMDKGQSTRATKFLALDKCLPHRDFLQVIEVEHDPSAPDYLEYDAEWLTILRATNDLINVTERLWNMPENNGLHTRWDYSATKEAINEVLEKLNHDLKVPNNFSITAACYDPSKPQTQMQLVHRINPQTTEFCAQLGITDINVRLQKAKEDQHLCGDYEGQDDVEGNDSGEEPSEYNTDTSALSSINPDEIMLDEEEEYDDSIVSAQSDLNIPSVELSSEQASDFSASFSDIRILPSSMTVSSDDTSGSPVCKEGNSGDPVDLGDGKDLTTVPLKRLSDEHEPEQRKKIKRRNQAIYAAVDDNDTA from the exons ATGCGCGTGGCTGTGGCCGGTTGCTGCCACGGCGAGCTGGACAAGATCTATGAGACCCTGGCGTTGGCGGAGCGGCGCGGCCCGGGGCCGATAGACCTTCTGCTCTGCTGCGGCGATTTCCAGGCAGTGCGCAACGAGGCCGACCTGCGCTGCATGGCCGTGCCGCCCAAGTACCGCCACATGCAAACCTTCTACAG GTATTACTCTGGGGAGAAAAAGGCCCCAGTTCTCACGATTTTCATTGGGGGAAACCACGAAGCCTCAAATCATTTGCAAGAGTTACCCTATGGTGGCTGGGTAGCaccaaacatttattatttag GTTTGGCAGGAGTAGTAAAATACCGAGGAGTAAGGATTGGTGGAATCTCTGGTATCTTTAAGTCTCATGACTATCGAAAAG GTCATTTTGAGTGCCCCCCTTATAATGCAGCTACAATAAGGAGTATATATCATGTGAGAAATATTGAAGTCTACAAATTAAAACAG CTGAAGCAGCCTATGGACATATTCTTATCTCATGATTGGCCGAGAAGTATCTATCATTATGGAAACAAGAAGCAACTTCTTAAGACTAAATCTTTTTTCCGACAAGAAGTGGAAAATAACACACTAGGAAGTCCTGCTGCCTCCGAGCTTTTAGAGCACTTAAAACCTACTTACTGGTTTTCTGCCCACCTCCACGTAAAGTTTGCAGCCTTGATGCAGCACCAG ACCATGGATAAAGGACAGTCAACCAGAGCAACCAAATTTCTAGCCCTGGACAAGTGCTTACCACACAGAGACTTTCTTCag GTAATAGAAGTAGAACATGACCCCAGTGCTCCTGATTACTTGGAATATGATGCTGAATGGCTCACTATTCTCAGGGCTACTAATGATCTTATTAATGTGACTGAACGCCTGTGGAATATGCCTGAAAATAATGGCCTGCATACAAG ATGGGATTACAGTGCCACAAAAGAAGCTATTAACGAAGTATTGGAGAAATTAAATCATGATCTCAAAGTTCCAAATAACTTTAGTATAACAGCTGCTTGTTATGACCCTAGCAAGCCACAGACACAGATGCAGTTGGTTCATAGGATCAATCCTCAGACAACTGAATTTTGTGCCCAACTTGGCATCACAGACATTAACGTCAGGCTTCAGAAGGCCAAGGAAGACCAACACTTGTGTGGTGACTATGAAGGGCAGGATGACGTGGAGGGTAATGACTCTGGAGAAGAGCCTAGTGAATATAACACAGACACATCTGCCCTGTCCTCTATTAATCCAGATGAGATCATGTTAGATGAAGAAGAGGAATATGATGACAGTATTGTAAGTGCACAGAGTGACTTGAATATACCATCTGTAGAACTGTCTTCTGAACAAGCTTCTGACTTTTCTGCAAGCTTCTCTGACATCAGGATCTTGCCAAGTTCCATGACTGTATCTTCTGACGATACATCAGGTTCCCCAGTGTGCAAGGAGGGGAATTCCggtgaccctgtggacttggGGGATGGAAAGGACTTAACCACGGTGCCATTGAAGAGGCTGAGTGATGAACATGAACctgaacaaagaaagaaaatcaagagaaGGAATCAAGCCATCTATGCTGCAGTGGATGATAATGATACAGCCTGA